A stretch of Arthrobacter sp. NEB 688 DNA encodes these proteins:
- a CDS encoding AGE family epimerase/isomerase yields MTSWLDDPTHREWLGRGLSDVLGFALRSIRPEGGFHHLDADGTPLPDHPPMLFLTARMAYSASAGVRHGVPGSGELLDHALASLTGLHADREHGGWLTQPGTVTRKATYDHVHVGLAASAALGVGHPAAQALLDQVVEVVDAHLWDEGSRSLLESFAPDWSDSEDYRGANANMHGLEAFLAMGHATGDAVWHERGLDIADRLINRAARENDWLLPEHFSADWEVLPEYNRDEPNHPFRPYGATFGHSLEWARFLLQLDASPLVASPAWLVESADALARRALDGGWALDGRPGLVYTVDWEGAPVADVRLHWPVCEGIQLSASMVRLTGDPHWEGWYRRLWDHAARYWVDERGTWRNELDDAMHEAGTIWPGRPDVYHCGGALSGPLEA; encoded by the coding sequence GTGACCAGCTGGCTCGACGACCCGACCCACCGCGAGTGGCTCGGCCGAGGACTGTCGGACGTCCTCGGCTTCGCCCTGCGCTCGATCCGGCCCGAGGGCGGCTTCCACCACCTCGACGCCGACGGCACACCGCTGCCCGACCACCCCCCGATGCTCTTCCTCACCGCCCGGATGGCCTACTCCGCGTCCGCCGGGGTGCGGCACGGCGTCCCCGGCTCCGGCGAGCTGCTCGACCACGCGCTGGCCTCGCTCACCGGGCTGCACGCCGACCGCGAGCACGGTGGCTGGCTGACCCAGCCCGGCACGGTGACGCGCAAGGCGACCTACGACCACGTCCACGTCGGGCTCGCCGCCTCCGCGGCGCTCGGGGTCGGGCACCCGGCCGCGCAGGCCCTGCTCGACCAGGTGGTCGAGGTCGTCGACGCCCACCTCTGGGACGAGGGCTCGCGCTCGCTCCTGGAGTCCTTCGCCCCCGACTGGAGCGACTCCGAGGACTACCGCGGGGCCAACGCCAACATGCACGGGCTCGAGGCCTTCCTCGCGATGGGCCACGCGACCGGTGACGCGGTCTGGCACGAGCGCGGCCTCGACATCGCCGACCGGCTGATCAACCGGGCGGCGCGCGAGAACGACTGGCTGCTGCCGGAGCACTTCTCGGCGGACTGGGAGGTCCTGCCCGAGTACAACCGGGACGAGCCGAACCACCCGTTCCGCCCGTACGGCGCGACCTTCGGTCACTCCCTGGAGTGGGCGCGCTTCCTCCTCCAGCTCGACGCCTCGCCGCTCGTCGCGTCACCCGCCTGGCTCGTCGAGTCGGCCGACGCGCTGGCGCGCCGGGCCCTCGACGGCGGCTGGGCCCTCGACGGCCGCCCGGGCCTGGTCTACACCGTCGACTGGGAGGGCGCTCCCGTCGCCGACGTGCGCCTGCACTGGCCGGTCTGCGAGGGCATCCAGCTCTCGGCGTCGATGGTCCGGCTCACCGGCGACCCGCACTGGGAGGGCTGGTACCGCCGGCTCTGGGACCACGCCGCGCGCTACTGGGTCGACGAGCGCGGCACCTGGCGCAACGAGCTCGACGACGCGATGCACGAGGCGGGCACCATCTGGCCCGGGCGCCCCGACGTCTACCACTGCGGTGGGGCGCTCTCCGGCCCCCTCGAGGCCTGA
- a CDS encoding D-hexose-6-phosphate mutarotase, which yields MTDDAPSSHPVSGAGCTGEVLDEGALVLRWHPRGAEPVLFSHPTLPVRSGTPPHAGIPVCWPWFGPGRAQDKAPSHGWVRWARWRLLEQSADADGGTVRMGLTSKDSGSLQWPHAYRLELVARMGRELEVSLSTTNPGREPFVVEEALHAYLAVGDVRRVSVGGLDGVRFHDKVAGVDRVQEGDLVLDGETDRVYRSDAPVTVTDPVLGRRLRIETTGAADRVVWNPGPDKGPGIPDIGDEWPHFVCVEAANVLADVVTVGPGETRTMTYRLSVEDL from the coding sequence GTGACCGACGACGCCCCCTCCTCGCACCCGGTCTCGGGTGCGGGCTGCACCGGCGAGGTGCTCGACGAGGGAGCGCTGGTCCTGCGCTGGCACCCTCGCGGCGCCGAGCCCGTGCTCTTCTCGCACCCGACCCTGCCGGTGCGCTCCGGCACCCCGCCGCACGCCGGCATCCCCGTGTGCTGGCCGTGGTTCGGCCCCGGCCGCGCGCAGGACAAGGCGCCGTCGCACGGCTGGGTCCGCTGGGCCCGCTGGCGCCTCCTCGAGCAGAGCGCGGACGCCGACGGCGGCACCGTCCGGATGGGGCTGACGTCGAAGGACTCCGGCAGCCTCCAGTGGCCGCACGCCTACCGGCTCGAGCTCGTCGCCCGGATGGGCCGTGAGCTCGAGGTGTCGCTGTCGACGACCAACCCCGGGCGTGAGCCCTTCGTCGTCGAGGAGGCGCTGCACGCCTACCTCGCCGTCGGCGACGTGCGCCGGGTGAGCGTCGGGGGCCTCGACGGGGTGCGCTTCCACGACAAGGTGGCCGGGGTCGACCGCGTGCAGGAGGGCGACCTCGTCCTCGACGGCGAGACCGACCGCGTCTACCGCTCGGACGCCCCCGTCACCGTCACCGACCCGGTGCTCGGGCGGCGCCTGCGCATCGAGACGACGGGCGCCGCCGACCGCGTCGTCTGGAACCCCGGCCCCGACAAGGGCCCCGGCATCCCCGACATCGGGGACGAGTGGCCGCACTTCGTGTGCGTCGAGGCCGCCAACGTCCTCGCCGACGTCGTGACCGTCGGCCCCGGTGAGACCCGCACGATGACCTACCGCCTGTCCGTGGAGGACCTGTGA
- a CDS encoding TerC family protein translates to MPSLHTLVAAAEPAAATEQSVGTPLLWGVTIAAVLGLFALDFVLTRKPHEVSMKEAVGWSSFYIALPLAFGVFIWSQYGGDRGIEYYTGYLVEKSLSVDNLFVFMLLLAAFAVPDELKQRVLLIGVAGALILRGIFIAVGAQMISMFSWTFLLFGAILLLTAVKVLKDAMSDEEAAVDIGSLRSVKVLRRFFPVVEDYRGPHLTVKEKGKRALTPLGLVAVAILGTDIVFAVDSVPAVFGITGDAYLVFATNAFALLGLRALYFVLEGLLGALRHLGFGLAAILAFIGVKLVLHWAHGVWPATPEVPTLASLAVIVGILALVTTTSIIANKRDEARGVGGDDDPDSTRRPELEPERS, encoded by the coding sequence ATGCCATCCCTCCACACCCTCGTCGCAGCGGCCGAGCCCGCCGCTGCCACCGAGCAGTCCGTCGGCACCCCCCTGCTGTGGGGCGTCACCATCGCCGCCGTGCTCGGCCTCTTCGCCCTCGACTTCGTGCTGACGCGCAAGCCGCACGAGGTGTCGATGAAGGAGGCCGTCGGCTGGTCGAGCTTCTACATCGCCCTGCCCCTGGCCTTCGGTGTCTTCATCTGGTCGCAGTACGGCGGTGACCGCGGCATCGAGTACTACACCGGCTACCTCGTCGAGAAGTCGCTGTCGGTCGACAACCTCTTCGTCTTCATGCTCCTGCTGGCCGCCTTCGCCGTGCCGGACGAGCTCAAGCAGCGCGTGCTGCTCATCGGCGTCGCCGGCGCCCTCATCCTGCGCGGCATCTTCATCGCCGTCGGCGCCCAGATGATCTCGATGTTCTCCTGGACCTTCCTGCTCTTCGGCGCCATCCTCCTGCTCACCGCGGTCAAGGTGCTCAAGGACGCGATGTCCGACGAGGAGGCCGCCGTCGACATCGGCTCGCTGCGCAGCGTCAAGGTCCTGCGCCGCTTCTTCCCCGTCGTCGAGGACTACCGCGGCCCGCACCTCACGGTCAAGGAGAAGGGCAAGCGCGCCCTCACCCCCCTCGGCCTCGTCGCCGTCGCCATCCTCGGCACCGACATCGTCTTCGCCGTCGACTCCGTGCCCGCCGTCTTCGGCATCACCGGCGACGCCTACCTCGTCTTCGCGACCAACGCCTTCGCGCTGCTCGGCCTGCGCGCCCTCTACTTCGTCCTCGAGGGCCTGCTCGGTGCGCTGCGCCACCTCGGCTTCGGCCTCGCGGCGATCCTCGCCTTCATCGGCGTCAAGCTCGTCCTGCACTGGGCGCACGGCGTCTGGCCGGCCACCCCGGAGGTCCCGACCCTTGCCTCGCTCGCCGTCATCGTCGGCATCCTGGCGCTCGTCACGACGACGAGCATCATCGCCAACAAGCGCGACGAGGCCCGCGGGGTCGGCGGGGACGACGACCCGGACTCCACCCGCCGCCCGGAGCTGGAGCCCGAGCGCTCCTGA
- a CDS encoding deoxyribodipyrimidine photo-lyase gives MTSVLWLRRDLRRRDHPALLAARDAAGEGDLVVAFVVDPRFWDRGGPVRRAWLAATLRDLDETLDGSLTLLHGDPRQVVPALAQRVGASSVHVSRETNPGGVRRDDAVRDALGEGVEWVETGTPYAVGPGLVTNGSGDPYKVFTPFSKAWRAHGWPEPAPTPRTLSLRHARNDADATAALDAALSAPDLPELPPVGEEAALRRFRTFRDDALADYDDDRDRPALDGTSRMSPYLKLGVVHPRTLLAELADRTGTGVETYRDELAWREFYADVLFQNPASAWSDLRPALSGMRYDDAEDAVEAWRRGETGYPVVDAGMRQLLAEGWMHNRVRMITASFLTKDLHVWWPVGARHFLDHLCDGDLASNNHGWQWVAGTGTDASPYFRVFNPVTQGEKFDPSGDYVRRWVPELRHLTGKAAHQPWNHDDGYAHGYPERIVDHAEERREALERYSAVRG, from the coding sequence ATGACCTCCGTCCTCTGGCTGCGCCGCGACCTGCGCCGCCGCGACCACCCGGCGCTGCTCGCGGCCCGTGACGCGGCGGGGGAGGGCGACCTCGTCGTCGCGTTCGTCGTCGACCCGCGCTTCTGGGACCGCGGCGGGCCGGTCCGCCGGGCCTGGCTGGCCGCGACCCTGCGCGACCTCGACGAGACGCTCGACGGGTCGCTGACGCTGCTGCACGGCGACCCGCGGCAGGTCGTCCCCGCCCTCGCGCAGCGCGTCGGGGCATCCAGCGTGCACGTCTCGCGCGAGACCAACCCCGGTGGTGTCCGGCGCGACGACGCCGTCCGCGACGCCCTCGGCGAGGGGGTCGAGTGGGTCGAGACCGGCACCCCGTACGCGGTCGGGCCGGGGCTGGTGACGAACGGCTCCGGCGACCCCTACAAGGTCTTCACGCCCTTCTCGAAGGCGTGGCGCGCCCACGGCTGGCCGGAGCCCGCCCCGACGCCGCGCACGCTGTCGCTGCGCCACGCCCGCAACGACGCCGACGCCACCGCGGCCCTCGACGCCGCCCTCTCCGCGCCCGACCTGCCCGAGCTGCCGCCGGTGGGCGAGGAGGCCGCGCTGCGCCGCTTCCGCACCTTCCGCGACGACGCGCTGGCGGACTACGACGACGACCGCGACCGCCCGGCGCTTGACGGCACCTCCCGGATGTCGCCCTACCTCAAGCTCGGTGTCGTGCACCCGCGCACGCTGCTCGCCGAGCTGGCCGACCGCACCGGGACGGGGGTCGAGACCTACCGCGACGAGCTCGCGTGGCGCGAGTTCTACGCGGACGTGCTCTTCCAGAACCCCGCGAGCGCGTGGTCCGACCTGCGCCCCGCCCTCTCGGGGATGCGCTACGACGACGCCGAGGACGCCGTCGAGGCCTGGCGCCGCGGCGAGACCGGCTACCCCGTCGTCGACGCCGGGATGCGCCAGCTGCTCGCCGAGGGCTGGATGCACAACCGGGTCCGGATGATCACCGCCAGCTTCCTCACCAAGGACCTCCACGTGTGGTGGCCGGTCGGGGCGCGCCACTTCCTCGACCACCTCTGCGACGGCGACCTCGCGTCGAACAACCACGGCTGGCAGTGGGTCGCCGGCACCGGCACCGACGCCTCGCCCTACTTCCGCGTCTTCAACCCGGTGACCCAGGGCGAGAAGTTCGACCCGTCCGGCGACTACGTCCGGCGCTGGGTGCCCGAGCTGCGCCACCTGACCGGCAAGGCCGCGCACCAGCCGTGGAACCACGACGACGGGTACGCGCACGGCTACCCCGAGCGCATCGTCGACCACGCCGAGGAGCGCCGCGAGGCGCTCGAGCGGTACTCGGCCGTCCGCGGCTGA
- a CDS encoding CPBP family intramembrane glutamic endopeptidase has product MATSVKPVAELRAFVRAALVDPVPRDHTETDRAFRRRRVVAVVTLLVGAAILAYALRIEPGDPTFYVATLALALVWAVGAFVSGPLHLGRAHSRTGRTDSRPVVQSLALGGLLLAVFLLGSVVVAQIPFLRDPVQQLLDHARYGSLWVVAVITVVNGVAEELYFRGALYAGVGRKHAVAVTTVVYALVTATSAIPLLVFAAAVVGVVVGLQRRVTGGILGPIVTHLTWSLGMLFLLPPVLDRLS; this is encoded by the coding sequence GTGGCCACCTCCGTCAAGCCGGTCGCCGAGCTGCGCGCCTTCGTCCGCGCCGCGCTCGTCGACCCCGTCCCGCGCGACCACACCGAGACCGACCGGGCCTTCCGGCGGCGCCGGGTCGTCGCGGTCGTCACCCTGCTCGTCGGGGCGGCGATCCTCGCCTACGCGCTGCGCATCGAGCCCGGCGACCCGACGTTCTACGTCGCGACGCTGGCCCTCGCGCTCGTGTGGGCCGTCGGCGCGTTCGTGTCCGGGCCGCTGCACCTGGGCCGGGCCCACTCCCGCACCGGGCGCACCGACAGCCGGCCGGTCGTCCAGTCGCTCGCGCTCGGGGGGCTGCTGCTTGCCGTGTTCCTCCTCGGGTCGGTCGTCGTCGCGCAGATCCCGTTCCTGCGCGACCCGGTCCAGCAGCTGCTCGACCACGCGCGCTACGGGTCCCTGTGGGTCGTCGCGGTCATCACCGTCGTCAACGGCGTCGCCGAGGAGCTCTACTTCCGCGGCGCCCTCTACGCCGGGGTCGGCCGCAAGCACGCGGTGGCGGTGACCACGGTCGTCTACGCCCTCGTCACGGCGACCTCGGCCATCCCGCTGCTCGTCTTCGCGGCGGCGGTCGTCGGTGTCGTGGTCGGGCTCCAGCGCCGCGTCACCGGGGGCATCCTCGGCCCGATCGTCACGCACCTCACCTGGTCCCTCGGGATGCTCTTCCTCCTGCCCCCCGTCCTCGACCGCCTCTCCTGA
- a CDS encoding NAD(P)H-binding protein has translation MSPSSGTGRRALVTGVTGYIGSRLVPALLEQGWTVRVLTRDASKLDQRLWRERAEVVEGDATSRATLAEALADVDVAYYLLHSMDGAGNFVERDREMARAFGLAAYEAEVGRLVYLSGLHPDHGPLSDHLASRVEVGDLLMASGVPTAVLQAAIILGSGSASFEMLRHLTSRLPVMVAPKWLDNKIQPIAVRDVLHYLVGAADLPPEVNRTFDIGGPEVLTYREMITRFARLGGMLPRTVLTVPVLTPRLASQWVGFVTPVPTGVAKPLVESLLHEVVCGEHDVDDLVGPPPHGALGFDRAVTDAIAGDDANPRPEPGTVDPARVTAADPSWAGGGSGSSG, from the coding sequence GTGAGCCCCTCCAGCGGCACCGGCCGCCGAGCCCTCGTCACGGGCGTCACCGGCTACATCGGCTCCCGCCTCGTCCCGGCCCTGCTCGAGCAGGGCTGGACGGTGCGGGTGCTGACCCGTGACGCGTCCAAGCTCGACCAGCGCCTCTGGCGCGAGCGGGCCGAGGTCGTCGAGGGCGACGCGACCTCGCGCGCGACGCTCGCGGAGGCGCTGGCCGACGTCGACGTCGCCTACTACCTCCTGCACTCGATGGACGGCGCCGGCAACTTCGTCGAGCGCGACCGCGAGATGGCCCGCGCCTTCGGGCTCGCCGCCTACGAGGCCGAGGTCGGGCGCCTGGTCTACCTCTCCGGGCTGCACCCGGACCACGGGCCGCTCAGCGACCACCTCGCCTCCCGCGTCGAGGTCGGCGACCTCCTCATGGCGAGCGGGGTGCCGACCGCCGTCCTCCAGGCCGCGATCATCCTCGGCTCCGGGTCGGCGTCCTTCGAGATGCTGCGCCACCTCACCTCGCGGCTGCCCGTGATGGTCGCCCCGAAGTGGCTCGACAACAAGATCCAGCCGATCGCCGTGCGCGACGTCCTGCACTACCTCGTCGGCGCCGCCGACCTGCCGCCCGAGGTCAACCGCACGTTCGACATCGGCGGCCCCGAGGTGCTGACCTACCGCGAGATGATCACCCGCTTCGCGAGGCTGGGGGGCATGCTGCCGCGCACCGTCCTCACCGTGCCGGTGCTGACGCCGCGGCTGGCCAGCCAGTGGGTCGGCTTCGTCACCCCGGTGCCCACCGGGGTCGCCAAGCCGCTCGTCGAGAGCCTCCTGCACGAGGTCGTCTGCGGGGAGCACGACGTCGACGACCTCGTCGGCCCGCCCCCGCACGGCGCGCTGGGGTTCGACCGCGCCGTCACCGACGCCATCGCCGGCGACGACGCGAACCCGCGCCCAGAGCCCGGCACCGTCGACCCCGCCCGGGTCACCGCGGCCGACCCCTCGTGGGCCGGGGGTGGCAGCGGGTCGTCGGGCTGA
- a CDS encoding SRPBCC family protein, protein MTTTVERTITTTAPAADVLPYLADFRNATEWDAGTVSCERVSGDGGVGTKYKNVSKFAGNTVELEYTTEELGEDHVVIVGRNDAATSHDTITVRPHGTGSEVTYKAEFDFSGIVALVGPLMTPLLERLGDKTAAQLKDVLDRR, encoded by the coding sequence ATGACCACGACGGTGGAACGCACCATCACGACGACCGCCCCGGCAGCCGACGTGCTCCCCTACCTGGCCGACTTCCGCAACGCGACCGAGTGGGACGCGGGCACCGTCTCGTGCGAGCGGGTCAGCGGCGACGGCGGCGTCGGCACGAAGTACAAGAACGTGTCGAAGTTCGCCGGCAACACCGTCGAGCTCGAGTACACGACCGAGGAGCTCGGTGAGGACCACGTCGTCATCGTCGGGCGCAACGACGCCGCGACGAGCCACGACACGATCACCGTGCGCCCGCACGGCACGGGGTCCGAGGTCACCTACAAGGCCGAGTTCGACTTCAGCGGGATCGTCGCGCTGGTCGGCCCGCTCATGACCCCGCTCCTCGAGCGGCTGGGCGACAAGACGGCCGCCCAGCTCAAGGACGTGCTGGACCGCCGGTGA
- a CDS encoding cyclopropane-fatty-acyl-phospholipid synthase family protein, with protein sequence MTAETPRLELAAPALRFPHVLTRGAVAKAITEIAVKPMPVRMRYPDGTVVGAGGPDSPVLEVVRPRAMFRRLEAHPKIGLGEAYMAGDWRVADGTDLARALAPFAARMGELVPKPLLSLRGLVDRAIPRAQRNTLEGSRSNISAHYDLSNDLFAAFLDPSMSYSSALFDPTRPVAEQDLHEAQVRKVEAILDAADVREGSRVLEIGTGWGELSIRAAARGATVTSVTLSAEQRDLAMRRIADAGYSDRVQVLLQDYRETTGEYDAIVSVEMIEAVGEEYWETYFRQIDALLAPGGVVAVQAILMEHHRLLATKGSFGWIQKYIFPGGLIPSLQAIRDVTRESTTLRVERVHGFGADYAETLRRWRESFNAQWPDIQRNGFDETFRRMWEFYLAYCEAGFATGYLDVAQIRFSRRDTA encoded by the coding sequence ATGACCGCAGAGACCCCCCGCCTCGAGCTCGCCGCCCCCGCGCTGCGCTTCCCCCACGTCCTGACCCGGGGCGCGGTCGCCAAGGCCATCACCGAGATCGCCGTCAAGCCGATGCCGGTGCGGATGCGCTACCCCGACGGCACCGTCGTCGGCGCAGGCGGCCCCGACTCGCCGGTGCTCGAGGTCGTCCGCCCGCGGGCGATGTTCCGCCGGCTCGAGGCGCACCCGAAGATCGGTCTCGGCGAGGCCTACATGGCCGGCGACTGGCGCGTCGCCGACGGCACGGACCTCGCGCGGGCGCTCGCCCCGTTCGCGGCCCGGATGGGCGAGCTCGTGCCCAAGCCGCTGCTCTCCCTGCGCGGCCTCGTCGACCGCGCCATCCCCCGGGCGCAGCGCAACACGCTCGAGGGCTCGCGCAGCAACATCAGCGCGCACTACGACCTCTCGAACGACCTCTTCGCGGCCTTCCTCGACCCGTCGATGTCCTACAGCTCGGCGCTGTTCGACCCCACCCGCCCGGTCGCCGAGCAGGACCTCCATGAGGCGCAGGTGCGCAAGGTCGAGGCCATCCTCGACGCCGCCGACGTCCGCGAGGGCTCGCGCGTGCTCGAGATCGGCACCGGCTGGGGCGAGCTGTCCATCCGGGCCGCGGCGCGCGGCGCCACCGTCACCTCCGTCACCCTCTCGGCCGAGCAGCGCGACCTCGCGATGCGCCGCATCGCCGACGCCGGGTACTCCGACCGGGTGCAGGTGCTCCTCCAGGACTACCGCGAGACGACCGGCGAGTACGACGCGATCGTCAGCGTCGAGATGATCGAGGCCGTGGGGGAGGAGTACTGGGAGACCTACTTCCGCCAGATCGACGCGCTCCTCGCGCCCGGCGGCGTCGTCGCCGTCCAGGCCATCCTCATGGAGCACCACCGGCTGCTCGCCACGAAGGGCTCCTTCGGCTGGATCCAGAAGTACATCTTCCCGGGCGGCCTCATCCCCTCCCTGCAGGCGATCCGCGACGTGACGCGTGAGTCGACCACCCTGCGGGTAGAGAGGGTGCACGGCTTCGGCGCCGACTACGCCGAGACGCTGCGTCGCTGGCGCGAGAGCTTCAACGCGCAGTGGCCGGACATCCAGCGCAACGGCTTCGACGAGACCTTCCGCCGGATGTGGGAGTTCTACCTCGCGTACTGCGAGGCGGGCTTCGCCACCGGCTACCTCGACGTGGCCCAGATCCGTTTCTCGAGAAGGGACACCGCATGA
- a CDS encoding DUF1365 domain-containing protein — MTSTADLPVLPALVVGRVHHTRHRPVRHSFTHRHTQWLVDLDAMPRVPRPLRPFATFRAEDHLAGNPGIPALKANVLRVLERDGVTTSSRDRVVMLSHARVLGHVFDPMSAFWVFAPDGSLRAVLVEVHNTYGGRHAYVLRPDDGGRAAMDKDFYVSPFNDVEGEYAIRLTLTPDTVGVAIRLRTRDEPLVTATVTGRPRAATTAQVARTALRYPLMPQRVTALIRVHGIWLWLRRLPVRPRPENSLETVR; from the coding sequence GTGACCTCGACCGCCGACCTCCCCGTCCTCCCCGCGCTCGTCGTGGGTCGGGTGCACCACACCCGGCACCGGCCGGTGCGGCACTCCTTCACGCACCGGCACACCCAGTGGCTCGTCGACCTCGACGCCATGCCGCGGGTCCCGCGCCCGCTGCGGCCGTTCGCGACCTTCCGTGCCGAGGACCACCTCGCGGGCAACCCCGGCATCCCCGCCCTCAAGGCCAACGTCCTGCGCGTCCTCGAGCGCGACGGGGTCACGACCTCGTCCCGCGACCGGGTCGTCATGCTGTCGCACGCCCGCGTGCTCGGGCACGTCTTCGACCCGATGTCGGCCTTCTGGGTCTTCGCGCCGGACGGCTCGCTGCGGGCGGTGCTCGTCGAGGTGCACAACACCTACGGCGGCCGGCACGCGTACGTCCTGCGCCCGGACGACGGTGGCCGTGCGGCGATGGACAAGGACTTCTACGTCTCGCCCTTCAACGACGTCGAGGGCGAGTACGCCATCCGCCTCACCCTGACCCCCGACACGGTGGGCGTCGCCATCCGGCTGCGCACCCGCGACGAACCACTCGTCACCGCGACCGTCACCGGACGCCCCCGCGCGGCCACCACCGCGCAGGTCGCCCGCACGGCCCTGCGGTACCCGCTCATGCCCCAACGGGTCACGGCGCTCATCCGCGTCCACGGCATCTGGCTGTGGCTGCGGCGGCTGCCCGTCCGACCCCGCCCCGAGAACTCTTTGGAGACCGTCCGATGA
- a CDS encoding FAD-dependent oxidoreductase, whose protein sequence is MPTHPTASPDARRRIAVVGAGVSGLTAAHVLSTTHDVTLYEGEDRLGGHAHTHTVPTDGGDVRVDSGFIVHNDRTYPHLRRLFRELGVEARDTEMSMSIRDASSGLEYAGGRGVKGFVARPRQLLDREYVGMLRSVKRFHAVASRFLDETDDEDTTTYGEFIRDHGFPEPFVRLYAIPVVACVWSSGGGDALDYPARYLFRFLQHHGMLSVGDSPQWMTVVGGSRTYVDLLAARLPAVHVGDPVTSVSRTPDGVEIRTAGGRLDRHDQVVVATHADDALRLLADATPTEKEVLGAFRYSRNKTVLHRDGSLMPRARLARSSWNYLVGDPAQGAVVTYWMNKLMGIPDSEPFYVTLNATERIDPGSVVATMEYTHPLYDVAAVRAQRRLPEITTARTAFAGAYQGWGFHEDGCRSGVEAARAFGVEW, encoded by the coding sequence ATGCCCACCCATCCCACGGCGAGCCCCGACGCTCGCCGGCGCATCGCCGTGGTCGGCGCCGGAGTCTCCGGCCTGACGGCGGCACACGTCCTCTCGACCACCCACGACGTCACGCTGTACGAGGGCGAGGACCGCCTCGGCGGCCACGCGCACACCCACACCGTGCCCACCGACGGCGGCGACGTCCGGGTCGACAGCGGCTTCATCGTCCACAACGACCGCACCTACCCGCACCTGCGCCGCCTCTTCCGCGAGCTCGGCGTCGAGGCTCGTGACACCGAGATGTCGATGAGCATCCGCGACGCCTCGAGCGGCCTCGAGTACGCCGGCGGCCGCGGGGTCAAGGGCTTCGTCGCCCGCCCGCGCCAGCTCCTCGACCGCGAGTACGTCGGGATGCTCCGCTCCGTCAAGCGCTTCCACGCCGTCGCCTCCCGCTTCCTGGACGAGACCGACGACGAGGACACGACGACCTACGGCGAGTTCATCCGCGACCACGGCTTCCCCGAGCCCTTCGTCCGGCTCTACGCCATCCCGGTCGTCGCGTGCGTCTGGTCCAGCGGCGGCGGCGACGCCCTCGACTACCCCGCGCGCTACCTCTTCCGGTTCCTCCAGCACCACGGGATGCTCTCCGTCGGCGACTCCCCGCAGTGGATGACCGTCGTCGGCGGCTCGCGCACCTACGTCGACCTCCTCGCGGCGCGGCTGCCCGCCGTCCACGTGGGCGACCCGGTGACGTCCGTGTCCCGCACCCCCGACGGCGTCGAGATCCGCACGGCCGGTGGGCGGCTGGACCGTCACGACCAGGTCGTCGTCGCGACCCACGCCGACGACGCGCTGCGGCTGCTCGCCGACGCGACGCCCACGGAGAAGGAGGTTCTCGGGGCATTCCGTTACTCCCGCAACAAGACCGTCCTGCACCGCGACGGCTCGCTCATGCCGCGCGCCCGCCTGGCCCGCTCGTCGTGGAACTACCTCGTCGGCGACCCGGCCCAGGGCGCCGTCGTCACCTACTGGATGAACAAGCTCATGGGCATCCCGGACAGCGAGCCCTTCTACGTCACGCTGAACGCCACCGAGCGCATCGACCCCGGTAGCGTCGTCGCCACCATGGAGTACACCCACCCCCTCTACGACGTGGCGGCCGTCCGCGCGCAGCGACGCCTGCCCGAGATCACCACGGCCCGCACGGCGTTCGCCGGCGCGTACCAGGGCTGGGGCTTCCACGAGGACGGCTGCCGGTCGGGGGTGGAGGCGGCGCGCGCCTTCGGGGTCGAGTGGTGA